The Pseudochaenichthys georgianus unplaced genomic scaffold, fPseGeo1.2 scaffold_771_arrow_ctg1, whole genome shotgun sequence DNA segment CCATTACCAGCCTGCTCGATGAAAGACGTTTCCTCTGTGGTTTGTCTCCTGCTGCAGATTATTGAAATCAAGTTTGAGAAGTTTGATGTGGAGAGAGATAACTACTGCCGCTACGACCACGTCTCCATTTTCAACGGGGCGGAAATCAACGACGCCAAGAGGATTGGGAAATACTGCGGAGACAGCCCCCCAGCGTAGGTGATTCTCATTTCATTTCCACTTACATATCCATCCCCTGTATGCCTCTCAGTTTACAGCGAGTGTGTCCGCAGGCCGGTGTTTTCAGACGGGAACCAGCTGCTCATCCAGTTCCTGTCCGACCTCAGTCTCACCGCAGACGGCTTCATCGGACACTATAAGTTCAGACCAAAGAAATTCATCACCACCACGATGCCACCCACCACTACAGCGCAGCCAGTCACCACCAGGCCCATACGTAGGTATCAACTTTCCTCCAATACGATCCTCCAGAGGGCTTCGAACATCTGTCTTTGTTGATGTAGCTATGTGGAATACTGGCTGACTGTTCGGCTGCATTCTCTTTATCAGTCACGAGGGACAATATGCTAGAAGAGATGgaaaacacaacacattaaGTAGAGTCATTCTTCGCTCTGCTTATGGTTATAAATTCGGGATCTgagcttttttttttcatagttACATAATTGCACATATTCtgttaaataaaatgtgttagttcaattaaaaaagtctaattaaacagCAGACCTTTACAATTTGACATATAGTTGTGAATCTTCACTTTCTAATGTGCAAAGAGCAGGAGtggaagaagtagaagtactactAAATGGTAAAAGTACTCTGTTGCAAGTacaaatcctgcattcaaaccttacttaaaggtggggtaggtaagtttgagaaaccggctcgagatacactttttgttatattccatggaatgctcttaacatcccgatagcaatgaatatctgaagtgctttgacaacaaatccatgtgaggaagtggcagattttctccggttgtgtattttcaaattctagcgatctcgagccggtttctcaaacttacctaccccacctttaagttaaagtACAACAAGACTGGCAGCAAAGTATACTTACCAAAAGTAAAACTacttataaaaatataaaattacTACATTACAAAGCCGCCTTCAAAGTAAAAGCATAAAAAACGACTTCAATTAACTTAAATAATAACACAAAATATACATTCACTATAACTAAtaacagcaagaaaataaatgtttaactaTCAAATAATACACAGTACTGGAGCCTGTATGTCCTAATATAGACGCCACACATGCCAAAACCGTCTTCTCTCGTGTACACAACACCCGTTATACAGAGTGTGGTCATGTGACCCATGAATCCTCATTTTCCCCTCAGTCCAGCCAGGTTATTTCGGCGCCTCCCTGCCGTGATGTCTAACTGTAACGGAGCTCTCTGGTTGGCCTATCCTTCCTTACTTTATTCTCTCCCCAGGAAGAATAATATTGAGACAGTCACGTTGTATTTTCTTTGACTCTATGGAATCTTTACTATCCCTAAATCTAAAAACACATGTTAGCCGTCACATTATCTCGCTGTTTTACACACGGCACATTGTCTGCGAGGCTGCCATTCAACCAACGCCAACTTAAATAaatgttattgtgtgtgtgtgtgtgtgtgtgtgtgtctccacagCTCTGAAGTACTCTGTAGCCCTGTGCCAGCAGAAATGCAAAAGACGAGGAACACTTGAGAGTAATTACTGCTCCAGCAATTTTGGTAAGAACTTCATTGCAATGTATTTAAACCACGTAAGCTCCAGTTGCGCCTACGCTCGTGTGTTATTGAATATATCTTCCGTTATGTGCCCGCTTATCCCTGAAAGTATGAACGCACGTCAGCCAAATCTCCCCAACAAGCCGTTTACAGTCATGTCACTATCTTTGCTCCTCTGATTTCTCGCTGCGCATCTCAAAGACTTCCCTTGATACGTCTGTCAGGAAGTGAAGGACTGTATACAGTAGGACACAGTTACCTCcagtgtaaacacacacacacacacacacacacacacacacacacacacacacacacacacacacacacacacacacacacacacacactcagccacTGACTGTAGGTAAACTGTTGATAAATGAGCGTGTTGATTCAGGCTACTCCGGTGTTTTCCACTCTCGTGTGTTTACCACGTGTTAAATTGGCATTTCAAAGAGTTCACTTTCATCGGGAACTGAAGGGAAGGCAAGCGACGTGTTGGTGCATGTGGAAAAAAGCCTCCCGTGTGATGTGGTATCAACAATATGTTACGTCACATTCTGATGAAGTGGCGAGacaggaaacagtttgtctAAATAAAGCCATAACTGTCGCTAGTCTCTAATCTGATGATGCATCGCATAAAGCAGCGCACTGGTTTATGTAACGGTAGCAGCAGGTAGAAGGACATTTCTGAATCAGGCATTCCTCTGGCTTTTCTCGTGCCTGTCAGGAAATGAAACGGTGAGGGAAGTCCAGACATATTGGGACCATCAGTGTGAAGCATCCTGTCCATGCTGAAGgagaatcactgctaaatgtaAACCCGGTCAGACACAGGAGTGGTAGATGCTGTGGCAATTTAGTTTAAAATGCTTAACTTGTTTAATGTTTACCAGGTAAAACATGGACTATCTGTTTTCTCTCTTGTGTAATACATACAGTGACCTCAGATCCACAACATACTTTAGCCGTCAGACGGACAATTATGCCAGCACATATTTAACCTGGCCTCGTCACACACTGGCCGTTTACTGGAAACACTTATCGGTGAACGTTTTAAAATGACTGTGAATTATAGCTTTGTTGTGCTTTCTTAAACTTCTGAGAAGGAGCTGCTGGAAGAGGAAGGAGTCATAAAAGGAGAATGTTAACAACCTGAGAAAAGATACTGTTAATTCAACATCTTTACAGGCAGCCTGGAAATAACAAGCAATAAATAATAAGTACAAATAGTAGTAGACTAAACATTCTGACAACTGAGTGCTATTAGCAAACGTTAGTATGCTAAACTAAGATGGTGATTATAGTAAACATTTGACTATAGCTTGTTCATTTAGCACATTCATTGGGAGCATGTTAACACGCTAACATTAGCatttagctaacattagcatttagctcttagctaacattagcatttagctcttagctaacattagcatttagctctTAGCTAAGTCTCGTTGTGATTCTGCTGTATCAGTGCAAAGGGCACAtagcctatatatatattttttaaagaagATTTCAGTACcctttattttatgtattgagtatgttttgttttttaaagacctttgtgtatgtgtgtgtgtttgtcagtgaTAACCGGGACTGTCATTACGGCGGTGATGAGAGAAGGAAGTATGTACGCCACCATCTCCATCATCAACGTGTATAAAGAAGGCAGTCTGGCCATCCAGCAGGCGGGAAAGACCATGAGCACCAAGATCATCATCCTGTGCAAGAAGTGTCCGTTTATCAGGAGAGGTGAGTCCACAGGGGGATGGTAAAGTAGGTGACTGTTTTGAATAACCTACGGCTCTGAGTTTGCCTCCTTTGCTCTCCGACTGTTGATAGAGTTCGCCCCAAAGTGTAAGATGAGCGGCAGAACTCACTGTTCAAACAGTCAGAACATTAAATATGTTTATATAACTTGTAAACATACGGTATACAGACCTGCCCGTGAGGAGAATCTGATGTGTGGCCTCCCTGAATGTCTCTGCTGTTCTGCTACTGCATTCAGGTGTTTTGTGTGTGACTCTACCAGGTTTGAACTACGTCTTCATGGGCGTGGTGGACGAGGACGGCCGCGGGAAAATCGCCCCGCAGCACTTTGTCATGGCGTTCAAGACAAAGAACCAGAAAGTACTCAACGTCCTGAAAAACAAGCGGTGCTAAGTTCCAGTAGCGCCTGGGGATGGAGACAATTATCTCCATCTTGACAACACAACACGTAAAATACATGTGTTTCATTCAATTAGGGGCATTTTAGTTCTGGCTTTCGGCTGAGGGTTGCATAGTTTAAAGATAAACAGGAACACATTAAGTACTTCTAAACTGTCGTCTATTAAATAAGCTCATCAGTCTGTTTTACAACATTTGGCAACAAGAAGTTTCCATGCCTCTCCACAGCCAGTTCTCACTCCGCCACTCACATTCCTGTCATACCCTTAGCAGGGATTACAGCTCGTAAAAGGAGCCCAGACTAGAGGTAGTAAAGCAGATCACATGTTTTGTAAATCAAACTTTATCAGATGTTCCAAAATGTCAGTTTCTACATCTGTTCTGACTTTCCTACTTTCCCCTTTAAGCTGTGGGGACTAAAGTGGGATTTATAATTGAGTATGCTTTAAATAAATATAGTCTTAACACTTCACAAGCCTGATTTATATCCAAAGGGGATTTGTCGTAGTTTCAGTCATACCTGCAGTCAATAGTCTGTGTTCATCTGTAATGGGCACGAATGTAGGACGTTTTTAAAAGGGGCGATTAATAAAAAGtgcaatatttaatatatttaaatgattcTTTTTGAAATGCTGGATTTATGTGgaccttttctttttaatatgtTGACGGATACAATCAGCATTAGCTTATTTTTAAAAGGCAGTGGAATGAAATGAGaaatattttcatatgaaaaagTCTGtgaatattatttatattttattgttttcatcttctcaaataaaactcccttAAACATGTTCcctttgtccgtctgtctgtacaAAAACGTTCAGCAGTAAAACAAACGGTGTGTGAGTCAGCTAATGCTAACTGGAAATGGATCAGGTGTAATGCGACTCACGTGCTGAACTTTTGACATTTTTCTGGCTTTCTCTGAGTTGCAAAAAGATCAGTTTCAAAGGACGGAAACAAATCTGAAAAGCAGCATTTGTATTCATCAAAATCACCTTTCTGCCATTCAAGCGTCTTCCTGTTTAAAACAATGGCTTCCTTTATTTACAAAAAGGTTGAACAGCTGAATAATACATATGGGGCCTGAGTCTGGAGGCTTGTgtggagaatatatatatatttctagtTAAGGTCCAGGTTTAAAAGTCGCCTCTGTGACTCAAAAGAGCAGAGGTTTGTTTTGCACATGCTCGGGTCACACAGCATCTCAGATAAACGAGAAGCAGAGGTTTTGTCGAAAGGGGAAGGGGGAGATATATATCGAGTCTTGTTCTTTAGCTCCTGGGGTAGAACATGGCGTATTTGGAGGTCCGGAAGCCCAGCAGGTCCCTCATCTCGTTGCGAAACTTGGACAGGTCTTGGCGCAGGTCGTTGAGGTTTTCCACCGTGGCCTGGTCTGTGCTCTGCATCTTCTGCCGTGTGGAGGTCAGGTAGCGGTGAACCAGACAGCACATGATCTTCTGGTAGTTCTCATCATGCTTCTGCTTCAGGGTCTTCCACTCCTGGACACAAGAGACAAGAAAGGCATTCGATGTAATGCAAATATATGGCACAAACCAGTGCACTGGCAGCTATCATgctaatagagtggtgcaggaacgagtccgaaaacccggaagtgagttcGCATTTCCccacttccggttccctcgtctcaggctgaagtcgaatagtccatttctctcaggaaccttcctaacggagtgacatgacccggaagtccctcagtggcagccatgataagtgccgttcgaattctctagataaaaggaaaggaggtttcaaacttcctttataacctcctttagcttaggaaccactggacctccctcaccgaggagaggagaaaatgcattgcagccgcagcatttgcatCACTCAACAGtcacggaaacaaacgattatgacggagaaattatatcatgaaagttacggtgcttattaagctttttaaaacataggtggtaagttgccaaagtgctttgttctgaacgttcatcagtattataatcaaagagagaaatatgaacgttagtttttactgaaatgatcaaataaagtcaacatctcacagtctttactgagctgtgtggggtttgttcaacttctaaaagatgtttgaatggtgatatacacagtgatagatgttaaggactaacgtttattataaatacatctgtattgattttaagatcttttcatagttcatacgtaTTTGTATTaacgtggaccggagggagagggagacgagcagaagtttcactttccttttttatttcaattccaactttggtcctgaagaatatgtttctctgttgtccccgttcataaagcaaagcagcagcatcagagcacggagcagagtctctagatgagttcacagcagtccctcgttcttattaaacatccatgttgtagtccgctgtatagaaaactgtggtttccatggttaccccacagcagcagGCACACAGTCAGGACGTCCGCTGGTACATcagaaacacgtcggatagagaaagtgcattcggattctctaaagtaccgcagtctcttctcctaagtccttttgaattctcctatccactatcccttaaccccgtgacctttcactcagaggtcaaggaatagacaatAGGGTTaggctgatttttaaactatccgaccgcAACCTCAGAGTCAGTGGGTTGTTAGCTGGAaatctgtggttgacacaaagtcaagagacggatcacgttttgttctacgacattaaatccatcagcagcggtgatttctgaagagttgacgtgtctgaaaaacgatggttgttaccaagcggctgaataggactacagaagttgtcgaggacgttgtctctaagtttgtttgccctgttctgatTGAAAGCCTCCTGCAAACTGCTAACACAAACTCTTCAACTCGTACAATTTTGaatgtgtatttttgaatatggatcttaagttgcgtgacgttgaagtcgtgctgctggactcggctgtagttcctttatagcataacgttagcattttgcttctggcgattacatttatgattcgaaaatgataaaagtagacatgtggagattatccggctgaacaaaacgtgcatttatcaaacgcttgtcgagggaacccttgcgcagcttacttccgggtcggCCTACACAAATACGTCATCACCGCTGCACCAGTTGCAGTTGAGTTAGGCATTTCCTTACCTTGAGGCTGTTCTGTCTCTTCACCTTCCCCTTTGACGTGTGAGAGCAGATCCACTTGCTCATGCTGGTCACCAGGTACACGACCGTTTTGGGGGAGGGGAGGATGTTGAACGGGGGAGGCATGGTGCACTTATCATCGAAGTAGCTTAGCCACAGTTTGGCCCGAGCGAACTTCCACTCCTTATCCTCGTGATTCTGCAGAAAGCAAACAAGAACATTAATGAAGtttcatgttcaggtgtatatcagtatgtagtgtctctactttaaagagtcctctcctgctgatgttcaggtgtatatcagtatgtagtgtctctactttaaagagtcctctcctgctgatgttcaggtgtatatcagtatgtagtgtctctactttaaagagtcctctcctgctgatattcaggtgtatatcagtatgtagtgtccctactttaaagagtcctctcctgctgatgttcaggtgtatatcagtatgtagtgtctctactttaaagagtcctctcctgctgatattcaggtgtatatcagtatgtagtgtctctactttaaagagtcctctcctgctgatgttcaggtgtatatcagtatgtagtgtctctactttaaagagtcctctcctgctgatgtccaggtgtatatcagtatgtagtgtatctactttaaagagtcctctcctgctgatgttcaggtgtatatcagtatgtagggtctctactttaaagagtcctctcctgctgatgttcaggtgtatatcagtatgtagtgtctctactttaaagagtcctctcctgctgatgtccaggtgtatatcagtatgtagtgtatctactttaaagagtcctctcctgctgatgttcaggtgtatatcagtatgtagtgtctctactttaaagagtcctctcctgctgatgttcaggtgtatatcagaatgtagggtctctactttaaagagtcctctcctgctgatgttcaggtgtatatcagtatgtggtgtctctactttaaagagtcctctcctgctgatgttcaggtgtatatcagtatgtctctactttaaagagtcctctcctgctgatgttcaggtgtatatcagtatgtagtgtctctactttaaagagtcctctcctgctggtgttcaggtgtatatcagtatgtagtgtctctactttaaagagtcctctcctgctgatgttcaggtgtatatcagtatgtagtgtctctactttaaagagtcctctcctgctgatgttcaggtggatatcagtatgtagtgtctctactttaaagagtcctctcctgctgatgttcaggtgtatatcagtatgtagtgtctctactttaaagagtcctctcctgctgatgttcaggtgtatatcagtatgtagtgtctctactttaaagagtcctctcctgctgatgttcaggtgtatatcagtatgtagtgtctctactttaaagagtcctctcctgctgatgttcaggtgtatatcagtgtgtagtgtctctactttaaagagtcctctcctgctgatgttcaggtgtatatcagtatgtagtgtctctactttaaagagtcctctcctgctgatgttcaggtgtatatcagtatgtagtgtctctactttaaagagtcctctcctgctgatgttcaggtgtatatcagtatgtagtgtctctactttaaagagtcctctcctgctgatgtt contains these protein-coding regions:
- the pcolce2b gene encoding procollagen C-endopeptidase enhancer 2b, producing the protein MPFMPRGEKRAGISTMWRTCSVFTLWSLMFLTHICAQSPRRPIFTCGGNITGESGVIGSQGYPGVYPPNTKCVWRIEVPEGRVVVLSFRFIDLESDNLCRYDYVDVYSGHVRGQRLGRFCGTFKPGALVSTGNKMLLQMVSDANTAGSGFLAVFSAAHPHERGEQYCGGRLDKPTGSFKTPNWPEKDYPAGVTCAWHIVAPKNQIIEIKFEKFDVERDNYCRYDHVSIFNGAEINDAKRIGKYCGDSPPAPVFSDGNQLLIQFLSDLSLTADGFIGHYKFRPKKFITTTMPPTTTAQPVTTRPIPLKYSVALCQQKCKRRGTLESNYCSSNFVITGTVITAVMREGSMYATISIINVYKEGSLAIQQAGKTMSTKIIILCKKCPFIRRGLNYVFMGVVDEDGRGKIAPQHFVMAFKTKNQKVLNVLKNKRC